The following coding sequences lie in one Arachis hypogaea cultivar Tifrunner chromosome 9, arahy.Tifrunner.gnm2.J5K5, whole genome shotgun sequence genomic window:
- the LOC112709384 gene encoding uncharacterized protein: MAELLPPTSSELLQMVTELRQAMAEENQRMANQITNLNNTRIENNNNRQEETEHQSGPTHVSDAAQHEKEQPKYNEKARPENEDDNQKNSPGPFTAEVMNFVLPRRFTLPTTLTPNDGLGDPKKYIKKFTSIIIVNGSISRFRDISKPFEEHFAGSAIYLHDSDYLNTIKQGQHKSLKDYMTSFTKIAISIPDLHPEVELHAIKSGLQPGKFQEAIAVAKPKTMAKFREKAKAQIDIEELHQARKTEKPHYRDDDRTRDKKNFKPTSRCESYTQFNTKRDDIIKEILNSKLIKPPRKAGSYPDSRGADRSKYCSLHQKHGHTTNECIIANDLLERLAWQGHLDKYITGHMQRRTTTPGEQHPAIQHGRDKDRPDTTHPDQPRRIINYISGGFAGGGTTSLARKQSYRAMLSINADQIQ, translated from the exons ATGGCTGAATTACTTCCACCCACATCATCCGAACTACTTCAAATGGTGACCGAGTTGCGGCAAGCCATGGCCGAGGAGAACCAAAGAATGGCAAATCAAATTACCAACTTGAATAACACCCGAATCGAAAACAACAACAACCGACAAGAAGAAACTGAGCATCAATCAGGGCCGACACACGTCTCTGACGCTGCTCAGCACGAAAAGGAGCAACCCAAGTATAATGAAAAAGCTCGGCCAGAGAATGAGGACGACAATCAGAAAAACTCCCCTGGACCATTCACGGCAGAGGTGATGAACTTCGTGCTACCCCGAAGGTTCACCCTACCGACCACCCTAACTCCCAATGATGGGTTAGGTGATCCGAAGAAATACATCAAGAAATTCACCTCCATAATAATAGTAAACG GTTCTATTTCTCGATTTCGAGACATATCAAAGCCCTTTGAGGAGCACTTTGCTGGATCGGCCATCTACTTACATGACTCCGATTACCTGAACACAATCAAGCAAGGCCAACACAAAAGCCTCAAGGACTACATGACGAGCTTCACAAAGATAGCCATAAGTATACCCGACCTCCACCCCGAGGTGGAACTGCACGCCATAAAAAGCGGATTGCAACCAGGAAAATTCCAGGAAGCTATTGCTGTGGCCAAACCTAAAACTATGGCTAAATTCCGCGAAAAGGCAAAAGCTCAGATTGACATCGAGGAACTCCACCAAgctcgaaaaacagaaaaacctCATTACAGAGACGACGACAGAACTCGAGACAAAAAGAACTTCAAACCGACTTCGCGGTGTGAGTCCTACACTCAGTTCAACACCAAGCGTGACGATATCATCAAGGAAATCTTGAATTCGAAGCTGATCAAACCGCCAAGGAAAGCCGGCAGTTACCCAGATTCAAGAGGCGCGGACAGATCAAAATACTGCTCCTTACACCAAAAGCATGGACACACTACCAACGAGTGTATCATTGCCAATGACCTTCTAGAGCGATTAGCTTGGCAAGGCCACCTGGACAAATATATCACCGGCCACATGCAGCGACGAACAACCACTCCTGGTGAACAACACCCAGCAATACAGCATGGCCGAGATAAAGATCGGCCAGACACCACCCATCCCGACCAACCAAGGCGTATTATTAACTATATCTCtggaggttttgcaggtggaGGAACAACAAGTTTGGCAAGAAAGCAATCTTACCGAGCTATGCTCTCCATCAATGCTGATCAAATTCAATAG